A stretch of DNA from Arachis hypogaea cultivar Tifrunner chromosome 19, arahy.Tifrunner.gnm2.J5K5, whole genome shotgun sequence:
TAGCCGTCACATTCTCCCATCCTTGCTTGGCTGCTTTAGAGAGACAGAGAGCGAGAATTGGGCTGAGAGTCTCGTCTCCGCTCCTTCTCAAACCCTCAGCCCCTCTTGTCTCCTTCCCGCTGACCGCCGACCGTCGCCCGCCGCCTTCCACCCTCTGGTCCTTCCGCGTCGCCTCCCACCCCAAACCCCCTGAGTGGCTCGGTTACTCACTGAAGGTGTCAAGGCAGTCGAGCTCACCGTCGTGGGCTCCGGCAATGTCATCTTCTTCTCCTGGTCGCAGCAGACTCGGCAACGTCGTCGTCTTCTCCTGGTCGCGGCAGACTTGTTGCCGGTCGTCGTCTTCTCCTCTTCGCATCGCCGGTCTTCGCAGGTCTTCCTTCCCCTTTTCTCCGTCAGGTTCAGGTAAGTCAGCCCTGGTCTTCGCTGGTCTTCCATTCCCTTTTTTGAATTTAGATTTCTGAATTAGGGTAAAGAATTTCTGTGTTCTGAATTAATGAGATTCCAATTAATCTGAATTTCTGTGTTTTGAATTTCTGGATTTCTGAGTTTTGAATTTCTAAATTTCTGATTAGGTTAACGAATTTCTGAATTTCTGATTAGGTTAATGAATTTCCGACTATGAATTTCTAGTTGTGTAATTATATTTCTGAGTTAGGTTGATATGAAATTGATTTCTGATTCTGATTAATATTTCTGAGTTAATATTGAGTTAATCTGAAGTTAGGTTAATCTGATTCCAATTATGAATTTCTggttttgtaatttatatttctgaATTAGATTGATATGATTTTGATTTCTGATTCTGATTTATATTTTGGGTTGATTTGATTCTGAATTTTTTAATTAGGGTAATTAGGTTCTGAGTT
This window harbors:
- the LOC112777952 gene encoding uncharacterized protein, with amino-acid sequence MSPQISHIDGEEEREAPNKNRESDNESLEWHQLQDAYEAKLLCEEAGMRFDEEDETQVVKHLKEIEGGPMSEGHFPFEHNLTLAVTFSHPCLAALERQRARIGLRVSSPLLLKPSAPLVSFPLTADRRPPPSTLWSFRVASHPKPPEWLGYSLKVSRQSSSPSWAPAMSSSSPGRSRLGNVVVFSWSRQTCCRSSSSPLRIAGLRRSSFPFSPSGSGLK